From the Maioricimonas rarisocia genome, one window contains:
- the pglW gene encoding BREX system serine/threonine kinase PglW, producing MAEATNWTEVTKSVFAWETEALDFVRQQFPAHAPYRAWSNFEFVADDGTINEVDLLVFTPNGFLLIEIKSRPGRLRGDAGTWIWETEGKSPVTLDNPRLLANSKAKKLRGLLQRQKAFRNKGQVPWIDAIVFCSAPKLKCDLEGNAALGVVFREADARPDIMTAIRQGKWPGAREHRRDNYDRPTVRLVAQAMEQAGIRPTQRSRRVSDYVLEQLLDEGPGYQDWKASHVTLKNVRRRVRIYNVRTGATQEERDTISRAARREAELLESLQHPGILRREGYTGHELGPALIFEHDPLEVRLDHFLAGRHERLSFGQRLELLRQIAEVIQFAHEKRVVHRALSPQSILVREDGDRIDLKVFNWQVGYRDAGTSSGMTRGVTATSHVDRLVEDVATAYMAPEALIADQHAGEHLDVFSLGAIAWHFFAGQPPAADGLQLSERLRNSEGLRISSVLNGAGENLEELIRWSTHPDVGQRLESAREFLTLLELVEEEATTPDLEHLVTDPTQAKKDDLLPGNLRVIRRLGTGACSIAFLVEKEGQEFILKAANSPDQNVRLQDEADVLTKLRHNHIVEQCGTVELGDWFGFLMRPVFASKEDRRIETLRDRLQQEGRLHVDLLQRFGEDLLDVVRYLEEEAGIPHRDLKPDNIAIGQIRRGDKLHLVLFDFSLSRTSPDNIRAGTAGYLDPMLPLRKNQRWDLHAERYAAAATLYELAAGPGNLPVWGDGASDPSHLSCEATIDGDLFDTSVRDPLVRFFERAFRRDPSQRFDNADQMLAAWRDCFAHIDDERPLSDHVDEEELQLRLEAATFETPVGDLGLGPRAANALDRVNILTVADLLNYSTWRLNRLRGVGKQTREQIRKVTLELRNRLGKPPTDELTTHEPETDQSADVASLGIDALAAQITRAGSRDGQSAQQTLDALLGLDERLTILWPSQTDIATLVEVTRGRVSQLVGKFQKRWAKQAGLTRLRSDIAEILATAGGVMALDELIEALLAARGAAVDEPQRSRLAIAVARAAVEVERTMAEPRFQVRRDDARILVATSSELAAWARRLGDEADQLADEDPLVPPTRALQHLRQVDAPPEAAAIPDGRLVRLAAAASRHAALSSRQELYPRRMEAARALKLSQGALYGVRTLTIDQIRKRVAGRYPLAEPLPGRPELDQLLQVAGFDCRWDENTHKGGCYVIRSPHSLSISSGSQSDLLSRQKTASTPPEPIELTPEDAESRQLDERLDRAIRDGAYLALLVRPGLYEQAAAELCHRFPLQLVNFEALFLECLRDAATEAGARWDVVLKADANPGSPDWTNLMILIARVMPEVRKRLVRADRTILLTWPGLLARYDQMSLLDELREKIGRKDGIPGLWLLVPGSQQAIMDNKAIPLIGPGQRTRLTRYWIENRHRSQPDRSRTSDSTG from the coding sequence ATGGCCGAAGCGACCAATTGGACAGAAGTTACGAAGTCAGTCTTCGCGTGGGAAACGGAAGCTCTGGACTTCGTTCGGCAGCAGTTCCCCGCGCATGCCCCGTATCGCGCCTGGTCAAACTTCGAATTCGTTGCCGACGATGGAACCATCAATGAGGTCGATCTCCTCGTTTTTACGCCCAACGGCTTCCTGCTGATCGAGATCAAGAGCCGGCCCGGACGCCTGCGCGGAGATGCCGGCACGTGGATCTGGGAGACCGAAGGAAAATCTCCCGTCACGCTCGATAATCCCCGCCTGCTCGCGAACTCGAAAGCAAAGAAACTCCGGGGACTCCTGCAGCGGCAGAAGGCTTTTCGCAACAAGGGGCAGGTTCCCTGGATTGACGCGATCGTTTTCTGTTCCGCACCTAAGCTGAAATGCGACCTCGAAGGCAACGCGGCCCTCGGGGTGGTCTTCCGCGAGGCAGATGCGCGGCCCGACATCATGACCGCGATCCGGCAGGGGAAATGGCCGGGTGCACGGGAACATCGTCGAGACAATTATGACCGGCCGACTGTGCGTTTGGTCGCGCAGGCGATGGAACAGGCAGGAATCCGACCCACCCAGCGCAGTCGCCGGGTCAGCGACTACGTCCTGGAGCAGTTGCTCGACGAGGGGCCCGGCTATCAGGACTGGAAGGCCTCACACGTCACGCTCAAGAACGTCCGCCGCCGCGTGCGAATCTACAACGTCCGCACCGGAGCCACTCAGGAAGAACGCGACACCATCTCGCGCGCTGCCCGCCGCGAAGCCGAACTGCTCGAATCGCTTCAACATCCCGGCATCCTCCGCCGCGAAGGATACACCGGGCACGAGCTGGGGCCGGCACTCATCTTCGAACACGACCCGCTCGAGGTGCGCCTCGATCATTTTCTGGCCGGGCGGCACGAGCGGCTCAGCTTCGGTCAGAGGCTCGAGCTGTTGCGGCAGATTGCCGAGGTTATCCAGTTCGCCCACGAGAAGCGGGTCGTTCATCGGGCTCTTTCTCCACAGAGCATCCTCGTGAGGGAAGACGGAGACCGCATCGACCTGAAGGTCTTTAACTGGCAGGTCGGCTACCGCGACGCCGGCACATCCTCCGGCATGACGCGCGGCGTCACCGCCACCTCGCACGTCGACCGGCTCGTCGAAGATGTCGCCACTGCCTACATGGCACCCGAAGCGCTCATTGCCGACCAGCATGCGGGCGAGCATCTCGACGTCTTCTCCCTGGGGGCCATTGCCTGGCATTTCTTCGCGGGGCAGCCTCCCGCCGCGGACGGCCTGCAACTGAGCGAGCGGCTTCGTAACTCCGAAGGTCTGCGGATCAGTTCCGTCCTCAACGGAGCCGGAGAAAACCTCGAAGAACTCATCCGCTGGAGTACGCATCCCGATGTCGGTCAGCGGCTCGAGAGCGCCCGCGAGTTCCTGACGCTGCTCGAACTGGTCGAAGAGGAAGCGACCACCCCCGACCTCGAGCATCTTGTCACCGATCCTACGCAGGCGAAGAAGGACGATTTGCTGCCGGGCAATCTGCGGGTCATCCGCCGTCTCGGCACGGGGGCCTGTTCGATTGCCTTTCTCGTCGAGAAGGAGGGGCAGGAATTCATCCTCAAAGCTGCCAACAGCCCCGACCAGAACGTTCGCCTGCAGGACGAAGCCGACGTCCTTACCAAACTCCGTCACAACCATATTGTCGAACAATGCGGCACGGTGGAACTGGGGGACTGGTTCGGCTTCCTCATGCGTCCGGTCTTTGCCAGCAAGGAAGACCGACGCATCGAAACCCTCCGTGATCGCCTCCAGCAGGAAGGACGCCTTCACGTCGACCTGCTGCAACGATTCGGAGAAGACCTGCTCGACGTCGTCCGCTACCTCGAAGAAGAAGCCGGGATCCCTCACCGCGATCTCAAACCGGACAACATCGCCATCGGACAGATCCGGCGGGGAGACAAACTGCACCTGGTGCTGTTCGACTTCTCGCTGTCCCGCACCTCGCCCGACAACATTCGGGCCGGAACGGCCGGATACCTCGATCCGATGCTGCCGCTCCGCAAGAACCAGCGCTGGGATCTACACGCAGAACGTTATGCCGCCGCTGCAACTCTTTATGAACTGGCCGCCGGCCCCGGCAACCTACCGGTCTGGGGGGACGGCGCAAGCGATCCGTCCCATCTCTCCTGCGAAGCGACGATCGACGGAGATCTGTTCGACACCTCCGTCCGTGACCCGCTGGTTCGGTTCTTCGAGCGGGCCTTTCGCCGCGACCCGTCCCAGCGGTTCGACAATGCCGACCAGATGCTCGCCGCCTGGCGGGACTGCTTCGCCCACATCGACGACGAGAGACCCCTCTCGGACCATGTGGACGAAGAGGAACTTCAGCTGCGGCTCGAAGCAGCCACCTTCGAAACGCCGGTCGGTGATCTCGGGCTCGGCCCTCGTGCCGCGAACGCTCTCGATCGGGTCAACATCCTCACCGTCGCCGATCTGCTCAATTACTCCACCTGGCGGCTCAACCGCCTCCGCGGCGTCGGAAAGCAGACCCGCGAGCAGATTCGCAAGGTCACGCTGGAGCTGCGTAACCGTCTTGGCAAGCCGCCGACGGACGAGCTCACCACACACGAACCGGAGACCGACCAGTCCGCCGACGTTGCGAGTCTGGGGATCGACGCCCTGGCAGCGCAGATCACTCGCGCCGGCAGCCGGGACGGACAGTCCGCGCAGCAGACGCTCGACGCGCTGCTGGGGCTCGACGAGCGCCTCACCATCCTCTGGCCCAGTCAGACAGACATTGCCACGCTCGTCGAGGTGACCCGCGGCCGCGTCAGCCAACTGGTCGGCAAGTTCCAGAAACGGTGGGCCAAACAGGCCGGGCTCACCCGCCTTCGCAGTGACATTGCCGAGATCCTCGCGACCGCCGGCGGCGTCATGGCCCTGGACGAACTGATCGAGGCTCTGCTGGCTGCCCGCGGGGCCGCCGTCGACGAACCACAGCGCTCCCGGCTGGCGATCGCCGTCGCCCGCGCCGCTGTCGAAGTCGAGCGGACCATGGCTGAGCCGCGGTTTCAGGTACGCCGGGACGATGCCCGCATTCTCGTGGCCACCAGCAGCGAACTGGCTGCCTGGGCCCGCAGACTCGGCGACGAAGCGGACCAACTCGCCGATGAGGATCCACTCGTTCCTCCGACCCGGGCCCTGCAGCACCTCCGGCAGGTTGACGCCCCGCCCGAGGCGGCTGCGATTCCCGATGGACGCCTGGTCCGGCTGGCCGCCGCCGCCTCGAGACACGCCGCACTCTCCAGCCGCCAGGAACTGTATCCTCGCAGAATGGAAGCCGCCCGCGCGCTGAAGCTCTCGCAGGGAGCCCTCTACGGCGTGCGCACGCTCACCATCGACCAGATTCGCAAACGTGTCGCCGGTCGGTATCCCCTGGCAGAGCCGCTCCCCGGTCGTCCCGAACTCGATCAGCTTCTGCAGGTGGCCGGCTTCGACTGTCGCTGGGACGAGAACACCCACAAGGGGGGCTGCTACGTCATCCGTTCGCCCCACTCGCTGTCGATTTCGAGCGGCAGTCAGAGCGACCTCCTCTCGCGACAGAAGACCGCGTCCACGCCGCCGGAGCCGATCGAGCTCACCCCCGAAGATGCCGAGTCCCGTCAGCTCGACGAACGGCTTGATCGGGCGATTCGCGACGGGGCGTATCTGGCGCTGCTCGTTCGCCCGGGGCTGTACGAACAGGCCGCGGCCGAACTCTGTCACCGTTTCCCGCTCCAGCTGGTCAACTTCGAAGCCCTGTTTCTCGAATGCCTCCGCGACGCCGCGACTGAGGCGGGGGCCCGCTGGGACGTCGTCCTCAAGGCAGATGCCAATCCCGGCTCGCCAGACTGGACCAACCTCATGATCCTCATCGCGAGAGTCATGCCCGAAGTCCGCAAGCGGCTCGTCCGGGCCGACAGGACGATCCTGCTTACCTGGCCCGGACTGCTCGCCCGCTACGACCAGATGAGCCTCCTCGACGAACTCCGTGAAAAGATCGGCAGGAAGGACGGCATCCCCGGACTCTGGTTGCTTGTTCCCGGCAGCCAGCAGGCCATCATGGACAACAAGGCGATCCCGCTCATCGGACCGGGGCAGCGAACGCGGCTCACCCGATACTGGATCGAAAACCGCCATCGTTCGCAGCCGGACCGCTCCCGCACCTCCGATTCGACCGGCTGA
- a CDS encoding DUF429 domain-containing protein, with the protein MSPSNREEKVYVGIDVAFARKKRLPVSVCRIVDGRLSPMSLRNEPDKPPAGRGNQAALESSERIRYAEQVVEWLQNMTQKHSLHVEQIAIDAPSDFCAPHLTRRMSEQALDRAGISCFATPTRSQFDEKISTSKEHLRTGGKLSRLPNANQLWMLVGFAIFDVLKFEGFCCIETYPQAIVRELKCSERHKSAADGLKGQIGRVASVLGFSSNELTGRLEQMGFGSRHDRVDALLSAWVASLPSSHQKVFGDAPDDAIVVPDMELIEADAIKNSET; encoded by the coding sequence GTGTCGCCATCGAATCGTGAAGAGAAGGTCTACGTCGGAATTGATGTGGCGTTCGCCAGGAAGAAGCGGTTGCCGGTGTCCGTTTGCCGGATCGTTGACGGCCGTCTGAGTCCGATGAGTCTGCGCAACGAGCCTGACAAACCACCCGCTGGCCGAGGGAACCAAGCTGCGTTGGAAAGCTCGGAGAGAATCAGGTACGCGGAGCAGGTTGTCGAGTGGCTCCAGAACATGACTCAGAAGCATTCGCTTCATGTCGAACAGATCGCGATCGATGCGCCGAGTGACTTCTGCGCTCCACACCTGACTCGCCGGATGTCAGAACAGGCTCTCGACAGGGCTGGAATAAGCTGCTTTGCGACTCCCACCCGGAGTCAGTTTGATGAGAAGATCAGTACATCGAAGGAACACCTGAGAACGGGCGGAAAGTTGTCACGCCTGCCCAATGCGAACCAGCTGTGGATGCTCGTAGGTTTTGCCATCTTCGATGTGCTGAAGTTTGAGGGGTTCTGTTGCATTGAGACCTATCCGCAAGCGATCGTCCGCGAACTGAAATGCTCGGAGAGGCACAAGTCCGCTGCGGATGGCCTGAAAGGCCAGATCGGGCGAGTTGCGTCCGTTCTGGGTTTCTCAAGCAACGAACTTACCGGACGCCTTGAACAGATGGGATTCGGTTCGAGACACGATCGGGTGGACGCTCTGCTCTCCGCCTGGGTGGCCTCGCTGCCCAGTAGCCATCAAAAGGTCTTTGGCGATGCTCCCGATGACGCGATTGTCGTCCCGGACATGGAGCTCATCGAGGCAGACGCAATCAAGAATTCGGAAACCTGA
- the pglX gene encoding BREX-2 system adenine-specific DNA-methyltransferase PglX: MINRQELLSDLQTLVRRIEADLIARSDSSDVPEVGRFLHEEYDRARKSDRTARTLKQWIEETATQHAAAWVLSCVFVRFLEDNQLVAAPKLSGPGDRRDWARDEHELYFRKHPTHSDRDYLLHLFDELAELPATRDVFGPHNPLRDLPQWLGPDVAGELVQFFLKFDADTGLLIHDFTDPEWDTRFLGDLYQDLSEAARKNFALLQTPEFVEEFILDRTLEPALDEFGLKPTVPDEAAGLFRMIDPACGSGHFLLGAFPRLLDRWQQASPGTPVADLVQKALDSIHGVDLNPYAVAVTRFRLLLAALKASGETKVSGAGGFTINVACGDSLYHGRQRQQHLGDWIDETHTFKTEDAAALRRILREGTYHCVVANPPYITPKDKAANKTYRDLYTTCHMKYSLAVPFMERIFRLAVAGNGNPAGYTGQITANSYMKREFGKKLIEQFLPKVDLTHVVDTSGAYIPGHGTPTVILFGRHRKPQTETIRTVMGIRGEPSTPDDPARGLVWSAIVRMIDNPPSDASTSHDDLTTRAVLTSRDQLTSRDQLTSRDRKGADQTTSADQLTSRDREGADQTAPEGAEHEPAPSERSTASLRARLVDPISARLVDPASAPLVTPAPQSSQQPASPTPDHDLTGYFITFTTYGTWLHGDHRGSVDRAHNLPEEQYLGADPQREQREFADLKHDPVQLDNAQRQVVHQAIEEVCAHRGWRLHAINVRTNHVHVVLHADRPPERVMNDFKSYATRRLVERELFPAGQRVWTRHGSTRYLNSEDSLARAVQYTLHEQGGTASGELSGPHDQSSLDVRTSRDQLTSRDRKGADQTTSADQLTSRDREGADHPAPEGAGPAPSDESTASLRARLVDPTAARLVDPKAARLVDPKAARLVDPTSAPLATPAPQPGDHEFISVADVPRERFGRHPWSIGGGGAAELKEKLEKTTTETLSARSESIGFASFTGQDEAFVADAMSLRRVHIPRTYIKQFVVGDTVRDWAVIQDECAFAPYDEGFTPIALDTEAAWAKHMWLMRTAIGSVKSFGGKTRLECGDKWWTWYRWVPEKYRTPLSIVFAEVATHNHFVLDRGGKVFKQTAPVIKLPEDATEDDHLALLGLLNSSTACFWMKQVCHNKGSTVDQRGARQRTDAFEDFYQYNGTKLQSFPLTSNSPHSLPQQLDTRAQHLAAHAGTALLERLERIDRDALEAARMVGLTTRRELIALQEDLDWDGYRLYGLIDDDLTWDGEVVPIELGQRAFEIVMARKMAAGTLQTTWFERHGSTPMTEIPDDWPEEYRQLVQRRIEVIERNPEIGLIEQPEYKRRWNMPAWDRQLQDALRLWLTDRLESYFDFDGRMNDEGTPTAKFGDQLVSVARIADEAARDEQFLEVGALYRDDIAFDVQKLVAELVAAESVPLLPVLRYKPSGLRKRKQWEETWELQRREDAGEEVGDIPVPPKYKSSDFISTGGARYWSLRGKLDVPKERWISFPHCEGEDGSLVVCWAGYDHLQQARAISGYFVEIQEQTGGRDDPRLEPLLAGIVELLPWLKQWHDETDPEFGMSLADYFDGFVTEEARTLGRTKDDLRAWQPPKKTGRGRSKK; the protein is encoded by the coding sequence ATGATTAACCGCCAGGAGTTGCTTTCGGATCTGCAGACGCTGGTCCGCCGGATCGAAGCGGACCTCATCGCCCGCAGTGATTCGTCCGACGTTCCCGAAGTCGGACGGTTCCTTCACGAGGAGTACGACCGCGCCCGCAAGTCCGACCGGACGGCACGCACCCTCAAGCAGTGGATCGAAGAGACCGCCACCCAGCACGCCGCCGCCTGGGTTCTCTCCTGCGTGTTCGTCCGCTTTCTCGAAGACAACCAACTCGTCGCCGCACCGAAGCTGTCCGGTCCCGGCGACCGCCGCGACTGGGCCCGCGACGAGCACGAACTGTACTTCCGCAAGCATCCAACACACTCCGACCGGGACTACCTGCTGCACCTCTTCGACGAGCTGGCCGAACTTCCGGCGACGCGTGATGTGTTCGGACCGCACAACCCGCTGCGCGACCTGCCCCAGTGGCTCGGACCGGACGTGGCGGGCGAACTGGTGCAGTTTTTCCTGAAGTTCGATGCGGACACCGGCCTGCTGATCCACGACTTCACCGATCCCGAATGGGACACGCGGTTCCTGGGTGACCTGTATCAGGACCTGTCGGAAGCGGCCCGCAAGAACTTCGCTCTGCTGCAGACGCCCGAGTTCGTGGAGGAGTTCATCCTCGACCGCACCCTCGAACCGGCCCTCGATGAGTTCGGTCTCAAGCCAACCGTCCCCGACGAGGCGGCCGGCCTGTTTCGCATGATCGACCCGGCCTGCGGCAGCGGACACTTTCTGCTGGGTGCGTTTCCGCGGTTGCTGGATCGCTGGCAGCAGGCCAGCCCCGGCACCCCGGTTGCCGATTTGGTGCAGAAGGCGCTCGACTCGATTCACGGCGTCGATCTCAACCCGTATGCGGTGGCGGTCACGCGGTTCCGGCTGCTGCTGGCGGCGCTCAAGGCATCCGGCGAAACGAAAGTGAGCGGCGCAGGCGGCTTCACGATCAACGTGGCGTGTGGTGACTCGTTGTATCACGGCCGGCAGCGGCAGCAGCACCTGGGGGACTGGATCGACGAGACGCACACGTTCAAAACCGAAGACGCCGCGGCGCTGCGGCGGATCCTGCGCGAAGGGACGTACCATTGTGTGGTCGCGAACCCTCCCTACATCACGCCCAAAGACAAGGCGGCCAACAAGACCTACCGCGATCTGTACACGACCTGCCACATGAAATACTCGCTGGCGGTCCCGTTCATGGAGCGGATCTTCCGCCTGGCGGTCGCGGGGAACGGCAACCCGGCCGGCTACACGGGGCAGATCACGGCGAACAGCTACATGAAGCGGGAGTTCGGCAAGAAGCTGATCGAACAGTTCCTCCCGAAGGTCGACCTGACGCACGTTGTCGACACGAGTGGCGCGTACATCCCGGGGCACGGGACGCCGACGGTGATCCTGTTCGGCCGGCACCGCAAACCGCAGACGGAGACGATCCGAACGGTGATGGGGATCCGGGGGGAGCCATCGACGCCGGACGACCCGGCCCGGGGGCTGGTCTGGTCGGCAATCGTGCGGATGATCGACAACCCTCCAAGCGACGCCTCAACGAGCCACGACGATCTTACGACCCGCGCCGTTCTTACGAGCCGCGACCAATTGACGAGCCGCGACCAATTGACGAGCCGCGACCGTAAGGGAGCGGACCAGACGACGAGCGCCGACCAGCTAACGAGCCGCGACCGTGAGGGAGCGGACCAGACGGCCCCCGAGGGAGCGGAACACGAACCAGCCCCCAGCGAACGTTCGACCGCTTCCTTACGGGCGCGGCTCGTTGATCCCATATCGGCGCGGCTCGTTGATCCCGCATCGGCGCCGCTCGTTACGCCCGCGCCGCAATCGAGCCAGCAACCGGCGTCCCCCACACCCGACCACGACCTGACCGGCTACTTCATCACCTTCACCACGTACGGCACGTGGCTGCACGGCGACCACCGCGGCTCGGTCGACCGCGCTCACAACCTGCCCGAAGAGCAGTATCTCGGCGCCGACCCCCAACGCGAACAGCGCGAATTCGCAGACCTCAAGCACGATCCGGTTCAGCTCGACAACGCACAGCGGCAGGTGGTCCACCAGGCCATCGAGGAAGTCTGCGCCCATCGCGGCTGGAGGCTGCACGCGATCAACGTTCGTACCAATCACGTGCACGTCGTGCTCCACGCGGACCGCCCCCCCGAACGGGTCATGAACGACTTCAAGAGCTACGCCACCCGTCGACTGGTCGAACGGGAATTGTTTCCCGCCGGGCAGCGCGTGTGGACGCGTCACGGCAGCACGCGGTACCTCAACAGTGAAGACTCGCTCGCCCGCGCAGTGCAATACACGCTGCACGAACAGGGAGGGACTGCCTCGGGAGAGCTGAGCGGCCCCCACGACCAGTCGAGCCTCGACGTGAGAACGAGCCGCGACCAATTGACGAGCCGCGACCGTAAGGGAGCGGACCAGACGACGAGCGCCGACCAGCTAACGAGCCGCGACCGTGAGGGAGCGGACCACCCGGCCCCCGAGGGAGCGGGACCAGCCCCCAGCGACGAGTCGACCGCTTCCTTACGGGCGCGGCTCGTTGATCCCACAGCAGCGCGGCTCGTTGATCCCAAAGCAGCGCGGCTCGTTGATCCCAAAGCAGCGCGGCTCGTTGATCCCACATCGGCGCCGCTCGCTACGCCCGCGCCGCAGCCGGGCGACCACGAGTTCATCAGCGTGGCCGACGTCCCCCGCGAGCGGTTCGGCAGGCATCCCTGGTCGATCGGCGGCGGGGGAGCGGCCGAGCTCAAAGAGAAACTCGAGAAGACAACCACGGAGACACTGAGTGCCCGGAGTGAGTCGATCGGCTTTGCGAGTTTCACCGGTCAGGATGAAGCGTTCGTCGCCGACGCCATGTCACTCCGTCGCGTGCACATCCCACGGACTTACATCAAGCAGTTCGTGGTTGGTGACACCGTTCGCGACTGGGCCGTGATCCAGGATGAGTGCGCCTTCGCCCCGTATGACGAGGGCTTCACCCCCATTGCGCTCGACACTGAAGCGGCATGGGCAAAACACATGTGGCTCATGCGTACCGCAATTGGTTCAGTCAAATCATTCGGAGGCAAGACCCGACTGGAATGCGGCGACAAGTGGTGGACCTGGTACCGATGGGTTCCCGAGAAATACCGCACGCCCCTGTCGATCGTCTTCGCCGAGGTCGCGACGCACAACCACTTCGTCCTCGACCGCGGCGGGAAGGTCTTCAAGCAGACCGCGCCGGTCATCAAGCTCCCCGAAGACGCCACCGAAGACGACCACCTCGCGCTCCTCGGACTCCTCAACTCCTCCACCGCTTGCTTCTGGATGAAGCAGGTGTGTCATAATAAAGGAAGCACTGTCGATCAGCGAGGCGCTCGCCAGCGTACCGACGCATTCGAAGACTTCTATCAGTACAACGGCACGAAGCTGCAATCGTTCCCACTCACGTCGAACTCACCTCACTCACTCCCGCAACAACTCGACACGCGTGCGCAACACCTCGCCGCACACGCCGGCACGGCACTGCTGGAGCGTCTCGAACGGATCGACCGTGACGCTCTCGAAGCTGCACGCATGGTCGGGCTCACCACCCGCCGCGAATTGATCGCCCTCCAGGAAGACCTCGACTGGGACGGCTACCGCCTCTATGGACTGATCGACGACGACCTCACATGGGACGGCGAGGTCGTCCCGATCGAACTTGGACAGCGGGCCTTCGAGATCGTCATGGCCCGCAAGATGGCCGCCGGCACGCTCCAGACCACCTGGTTCGAGCGTCACGGCTCGACGCCGATGACCGAGATTCCCGACGACTGGCCCGAAGAGTACCGTCAGCTCGTCCAGCGCCGCATCGAGGTGATCGAAAGGAACCCCGAGATCGGCCTCATCGAACAGCCGGAGTACAAACGCCGCTGGAACATGCCCGCCTGGGACCGCCAGCTGCAGGATGCGCTGCGCCTGTGGCTCACCGATCGTCTCGAATCGTACTTCGACTTCGACGGCCGGATGAACGACGAAGGGACGCCGACTGCGAAGTTCGGAGACCAGCTGGTCTCTGTCGCCCGCATCGCCGACGAAGCGGCCCGGGACGAACAGTTCCTCGAAGTCGGTGCGCTGTACCGCGACGACATCGCCTTCGACGTACAGAAGCTCGTCGCCGAACTGGTCGCTGCCGAGTCGGTTCCGTTGCTCCCCGTCCTGCGGTACAAGCCGTCCGGACTGCGCAAGCGGAAGCAGTGGGAAGAGACCTGGGAGCTGCAGCGCCGCGAGGATGCCGGCGAGGAAGTGGGCGACATCCCGGTGCCGCCGAAGTACAAGAGCAGTGACTTCATCAGCACCGGCGGGGCGCGGTACTGGTCGCTGCGCGGCAAGCTGGACGTGCCGAAGGAACGCTGGATCAGCTTTCCCCACTGCGAGGGTGAGGATGGCTCGCTGGTCGTCTGCTGGGCCGGTTACGATCATCTGCAGCAGGCCCGGGCCATCAGCGGGTACTTCGTCGAGATTCAGGAGCAGACCGGCGGCCGGGACGATCCCCGGCTGGAGCCGCTGCTGGCCGGCATTGTCGAACTGCTGCCGTGGCTGAAGCAGTGGCACGACGAGACGGACCCGGAGTTCGGCATGTCGCTGGCCGATTACTTCGATGGCTTCGTGACGGAAGAAGCCCGCACCCTCGGCCGCACCAAAGACGACCTCCGCGCGTGGCAACCGCCGAAGAAGACCGGCCGCGGCCGCTCGAAGAAATAG